GTACACCAGCAGCATCCCCCACAGGCCCACCGTTCCCATCGCCATTGCCAGTGTGCGGTCGGGGGCCAATCCTGGCACGACCACCTGTAGGGCGCTCAGGGCGTCGTGTCCGACGGTGGCGAACAGGCCGTGAATCATGCCGACGACGAGCGCGAAGCCCGAGATGATGCCGTGCCAGCCGGTCTTGATGCCTGCCGTCAGCCACTGGGGCAGAAAGCGCGTGCCGATCAGAGGGCCGAGGGTGGCCGCGAGGACCAGCAGCACGTAGGAAAAGGTGCCCGTCTGGGTCAGCAGCACCTGGGGCCACGCCTGAGACAGCGTGCCCTGCCAGGACAGCACCCAGGCGAGCAGTACCAGACCGAGCAGCAACGCGGTGACAGCCATGTTCAGCGGTGTGGTGCGGGGAGCCTTGGCGGAAATGGGCGCGGTGGTCTGGGTCATGGCTGATTTCCTGTGCTGGGCTGGGCGGCTGGAAGAGGTGTCTGGGTGGAGGACAGATGAAAGCCGGCGCGTTGCCCGTGGCCTGCTCCCCCGGTCAGGACCTGGGTGGCGGAATAGCCGAGCATTCCGGTACTGAGCAGCAGCAGCAACAGCGTGGCGCGGGCCGGTTGAAAGCGCCGGACGCTGCGCGTGGACCGGGCTGGAACTTCGGTACGAAACGGGGTTGTGGTCATCTTCGCCTCCAGGCTGGGCCGCAGGATCGTCCTGGGCCGCCTCGCAACGCTGCCTGCTCTGCGTTGACCTGGGGTGAGTATGGGTGCCGCCGATGGACGCCCGTCGCAGCATTCATGCACGAATGACGAAGGATTCTCGTGCGTTCTCTGGAGAGGAAAATCCGCAGGCCCGCGCCTGCACGTATCATGGAGGCATGACCACCATTGCCTCGCCGCTGGTCGATCCAGGGTTGTTCCTTGCCGTGCAGCAGGCGGCTCCCCTCACCGAAGAGGATGGACAGCTCAGCGGCGCTCTGACCGCGCAGCTCAGGGACGCTGGCGTTTTCCGGATGCTGGTGCCTGCCGCGCTGGGCGGCCTTCAGACACCGCTGCCCGAGGCGATTGCCGTGATCGAGCAGTTGTCGGCAGCCGATGGCAGCGCCGGATGGCTGGCCTCCATCGGTGTGTTGTCCAACGCGCTGTCTGCCTGGATGGTTCCTGCCTTTGCCGAGCGGCTTTTTCAGGATGACCCCGGCGTGATTCTGGGTGGCAGCGCCATTCCCGGCGGGCGGGCAGTGCCGGTGGAGGGTGGCTACCGCGTGAGCGGCCACTGGACTTTTGCCAGCGGGTGCAGGCATGCCGGTTGGCTGTTTGCCCTATGCCTCACGCCGGAGGGCCTTCCGGTTCTGGCGACCCTGCCTGCCGCCGCCTGCGAGATTGTTCCCAACTGGCAGACGCTGGGACTGCGCGGCACCGGCAGCCATGATTTCGCTGTTCACGACCAGTTCGTTCCCGAGGAGCAGACCTTCATGCCGTTCGGTCAGGCTCCCAGGCAACCCGACCTGCTGTACACCTTGGGCGTCGATGCGCTGTTCTCGCTGACGGTGGCCCCAGTGCCGCTGGGAATCGCACAGGCCGCCCTCGACGAAACCCGGCACCTGATGCAGACCAAGGCTGCGCGGGGCGGCGGCCTGCTGTCGGCTCATCCGGTGGTGCAGGAAAACTACGCCGAGGCGACCGGGCTGTATCTGGCAGCCCGCGCCTTCGTCATGCAGGTGGCGCAGCAGTACTGCGAGGCCGTACAGCAGGGCCGACCCCTCTCGGCGGCAGAGCGGGCACAGGCGAGTCTGGCGGCGCGTCATGCCGCGGCCGCCAGTGTGCGGGTGGTCGAGAGGATGCTCGATCTGGCGGGCACCAGCGCTGTTCGGCAGGGTGCGAGGCTCGAACGTCAGCACCGCGACGTGACCACGGCGGCGCGGCACGTGCGCTTTCACTGGTCGGGGGAAGTCCAGGCGGGTCAGACGCTGCTGGAGGGCGCTCCGGCGCTGCCTCAGGAACGGAGCAACTGAACACGGCACGCGGGCGACAGCGAGTGAACGTCCTGCCCGATTCCGTCGCTGACCGTTTTCTCTGCTGGTTCCTCTGCTGGCCCAACAACACGCCCTCCTTCCGGCAGATGCTCTAGAGTTCAGACATGCAAAACCACTGCTGGAGCGGGCTGCTGTGAGCGTCATGTCCAGATTCGATCTGAGTGGGCGAACTGCCGTGGTCACCGGGGCGACCAGGGGCCTGGGCCGCGCGTTCGCCCGCGCATTGGCCGAGGCCGGAGCCAATATCGTGATCGTGGGCCGCGACGCCGAGGCGGCCCGCGAGGTCGAGCAGGAACTGGCCGGTCTTGGCCGCCAGACCCTGACGGTGCTGGCCGACATCACCGTCCGTTCCGAACTGGAAGGCATTCTGGCTCAGGCGGTCGAGCGCTTCGGGCACGTCGATATTCTGATCAACAATGCCGGAACGTGTATTCATCGCCCCGCGCTGGACGTGACTGACGACGAGTGGGGGCAGGTGATGAGCGTCAACGTCGATGCGCTGTGGAGAGCGTCTCAGGTCTTCGGGCGGCACATGACCGGGCGCGGCAGCGGCACCATCGTCAATATCGGCTCGATCTCGGCTATGATCGTCAATCGCCCGCAGTGGCAACCGGCCTATAACGCCTCCAAAGCGGCGGTGCATCAGCTCACCAGGAGTCTGGCGGCAGAGTGGGCACCGATGGGCGTGCGCGTCAATGCGCTGGCCCCCGGGTACATCAAAACCGATATGGCCCCTGTCGACGAACCGCAGTTCCAGCGCTACTGGATCGAGGACGCACCCCAGCAGCGCTACGCCACGCCCGACGAACTGGGGCCAGCCATCGTGTTTCTGGCGAGCGACGCCTCCACGTTCATGACCGGTTCGGTGCTGGTGATCGACGGCGGCTACACCGTGTACTGACGCGACATCGGCGGGTATTCGGCTGCCTGTCTCCTTTGCGGCGGTCAGGCGTGGTGGAGCTTCCAGCGGGCCCAATTCCGGAAGGACGGGGCGCGGGTCTGGCCTGTGGAGCGCTTCAGGTGGTAAAGATCCGGCCATGATTCCGACGTGATCGTCGGTATGGCTGAGCCAGGCGGCGAGCTGCGGAAGAGCGCTCGCCGTTTTTGCGGTCCAGCGGCAGCCAGGTGGTCCGGCTCTCACAACTCTGCACACTGCTTTTCAGCGGGTCTGGGCCAATCACGCCGCAGTCAGGGCTGCTCCGGTACGGTCTGTTTACCGCGCCCAGAGCGTGCAAAGGAGAGTTTCCCATGACCCAGACCCTCGAATCGACTCAGCTGTCCTCCCTGACCTTCAGCCCCCTCGCCGCTTCCCTGAAAGGCGAACTCCTGCTGCCAACCTCCGCCGCATACGAGCAGGCCCGGCGGGTGTGGAACGCTGCCGTCGATCTGTACCCGGCAGCCATCGTCCGTCCGGCACACGCGCCGGACGTGGCTCAGGCCGTGCGCTTCGCCCGCACTCATCGACTGCCTGTCGCGGTGAGGAGCGGCGGTCATAGCCCCGCTGGTTTCGGCACCGTCGAGGGCGGACTGGTCATCGACCTGTCGAGCATGAAGGCCATCTCGCTCGATGCCGCCACGCGCCGGGTGTGGGCCGAACCGGGCCTGACCTGGGGTGAAGTCGCGTCCTTCCTGCAACCCTACGACCTGGCGATCACGGCGGGCGACACCCCGACGGTGGGCGTGGGCGGGCTGACACAGGGCGGCGGTATCGGCTGGTTCGTCCGCAAACACGGACTCGCCCTCGACCGTCTGCGCGGCGTGGAACTCGTGACCGCCGACGGCACGGTGCTGCGGGCCAGTGCCACCGAGCATCCCGAGCTGTTCTGGGGCGTGCGCGGCGGCGGAGCGAACTTCGGCGTCATCACCGCCTACGAGTTCGAAGCTCACGCGGGCGGCACCGTGCTGGGCGGTCTGGTGATCTTCGACGGCAGTGATGCCCGGCACCTGCTGGGCGAGTATGCCCGCCTCGCCGCCGCCTCTCCCGACGAACTGTCCACCCAGGCGGTCCTGTTTGCCGCGCCGCCGCTGCCCTTCATTCCTGCCGAGGCGGTCGGGCGTCCGCTGCTCGCCGTTTCGATGTGCTACAGCGGCGATCTACAGACGGGTGAAGCGGTGACTGCGCCGCTGCGACGCCTGGCCGCGCCGATCCTCGATCTGGTGGCTCCTATGCCCTATAGCGGCATGCTGCAACTGCCGCTGTATGCCGAAGCGGGTAATCACGGGTTCCGGCACGCCATCCGCTCTCAGTTCGTGCAGCGCGTGGACGACGCCTTTCTCGATGCCCTGACAGACGGCGCGGCGCAGGCGTTCAATCCGGGCACGCTCATTCAGCTGCGCGTCCTGGGAGGCCAGCTGGCCCGCATTCCCGCCAGCAGCACCGCCTTTTCTCACCGCGACAAGGCCGCCGTGCTGATGATCTCGCACATGACCCCCAGCGAACTGCCGCCCGTTGCCGCCGAACTCGCGGTGCAGGCCACCGAACATGTCTGGCAGGCGGTGCGGCCCTTTGCGGCGGGAACCTACGGCAACTTTCTGGCGGTCGGGGAGCAGGGGCGCACGGCGGAGGTGTACAGCGCGGCTGTGCTGGAGCGGCTGGCGGCTCTGAAGGCCCAGTACGATCCTCAAAACGTCTTCGCCCGCAACGCGAATATCCGCGCCTGACCCGCGCTCACCTGTCTTTATCGGTCCTGGTCGCCTGCGTTCAATCGACCTGACCAGGACCGACCTTGTTCACCGGAGGCCCTATGCCGTTCGATGCCGTGTACGCACCCCACCCGCCCCAGTTCACCGTTTCTCTCACCCTCGACCAGCTCGCCCGGCGCGACATGCGCTTTGTCCGCAGCGAGGCAGTTCAGCTTCGCGGCACGCTCGGCCTGCTTCTTCAGGACAGTGCAGATCTGCAACAGGCGCACATTGCTCTGAGGAACGGGCAGACCGAGTGGCACGGCACGCCCGGCCAGTTCGACGAGGACGGCAGAATCGACGCTCGTTCTCCGGCGACCGGGTGGAGCGAGTCGACCCTGCTGGCGGCCCTGGACCTGTCTGCCACCGCCCTGCTCGATCTGTCAGTGCAGGAACTGGCAGCGGCGCTCGCGGGGTGGTCCGTGGGGATCGTCTATGTCTTCGGGCGTCCGACTGGCAGCAGCGTCCCGGGGATGACCCGCCGCCTGAATCTCGCCAATTTTTTTGATCGACTGGAAGCTGAACTCCTTGCCAGCCGCCACTTCGAAGGCTGCGCCGCCGTCTGGGCCTATCGACTGGATCAGGGTGGACAGGTGCAGGGCTGGCGTGCAGAGCCTCAGCGACCCAGGCGTGTCGCGGCTTCCCGCGAGCAGGAGCCGCCGCTGTGCCGCATCGAACTCTGAATTCTCGATGATTGGGAATGAGGTAGCGAAAGTAAACATCTCCTTCGACCTCGCGGTTCTCAATCTGGCAGGCATGATTCGGCCCTCTCTTCAGCAGAGGGCCGATTAACGTTCTGCCTGAGTTTCATATATTGAGAATTGCTGTGACTCTGCGGCAGAGGCGTACAGAGCGGCAGGATTGAAAGCCTGCACAGGTCGGGTGCCGATTCAGACTTGATACAATGGCACCCAACCGCACGTTTTTCTCTTTCTGGAGGGCTGCTGGACCCTGCTTCGACTGCGCCGTGTTCTCTGTCGGCACATCCGTTTCCAGCTCTCTGCCCGGCCTGGTTATCCGACTGTCCATGTTCCGCCGAATCTCCACTCAGACATCTCTTCAGGAGCGCTGCACATGACCACACACCACGACATCGCCGTTCTCGGCGCAGGGTTTGCCGGACTTGGCATGGCAATTCAGCTCAGACGGCGGGGTGTGCACGACGTGGTGGTGTTCGAGCGTGCCTCTGAAGTCGGCGGCACCTGGCGCGACAACACCTATCCGGGCTGCGCCTGTGACATCAAAAGCGACCTGTACTCCTTCTCGTTCGCGCCCAACCCCGACTGGACCCATACCTATGCCCGTCAGCCGGAAATCCTGGCCTACCTGAAGGCCACTGCCGACCGCTTCGGCGTGCGCCCGCAGATCCGTTTCGGGCATGAGGTGCAGCGGGCCGAGTGGGACGCAGGCGCGGCGCGGTGGCGCATTCAGACCAGCGGAGGCGAGTACACCGCCCGCGTGCTGATCTCTGGTCATGGTCCCCTGATTCAGCCGAAATGGCCGGATCTTCCCGGCCTGGACAACTTTCAGGGTCAGAAATTCCATTCGGCCCGCTGGGATCACTCGGTCGATCTGACGGAAAAGCGGGTCGCGGTGATCGGTACAGGCGCGTCGGCGGTTCAGTTCGTGCCCCAGATACGGCAGGTGGCCGGGCAGGTCACCGTCTTTCAGCGCACGCCACCCTGGGTGATGCCGCGCATGGATCAGCCGACCAGCGAGGGCCGCCGCCGTCTGTTCCGGCGCTATCCGCTGCTCCAGCGGCTGCAACGCCAGTGGGTCTTCGGGGCCGCGGAGGTGCGGTTCCTGTCGTTCACCAGCGAGCGGTTTCGCCGCGCTGCCGAATCCATCGGCCTGAAGCACCTGGAAGCGCAGGTGAGTGATCCGGTCCTGCGTGCGAACCTCACCCCGACCTACCGAATCGGCTGCAAACGCATTCTGGTCAGCGACGACTACTATCCGGCCCTGACGCAGCCCAACGTCGAACTCGTGACCGACGCCATCACGGGCGTGCGCGGCAACCGCATCCTGACGAAGGGTGGCGCAGAGCGCGAATTCGACGTATTGATCGGCGGCACGGGCTTCGACGCCACGCATCCACCCGTCGCCAGCATTCTTTATGGAGCCGATGGACGCTCGCTGAAGGACGCCTGGACGCCGCATATGCAGGCGCTGCACGGCACCATGATCGCCGGATTTCCGAACCTCTTTCTGATCGTCGGGCCGAACACAGCGCTGGGACATAACAGCATCGTGTACATCGCTGAGGCGCAGATCGAGTACATTCTCGACGCGCTGAGCTATCTGGACGCTGCCGATCTGGCCGCCCTCGAACCGACTCCGGAAGCGCAGGCGGCCTACAACGCGGCCCTTCAGGAAAAACTGGCCCGCTCGGTGTGGGTGCAGGGTGGCTGCACCTCGTTTTATCTCGATGACACGGGCCGCAACAGTACCCTGTGGCCCGAACGTGCGGCGCAGTTCCGTCTGACCCTGCGCCACTTCGACCCGGCCCTGTACCGCAGCTGGCTCAGTCCGAAGCGGCTGCCACCCCTGTTTCCCCGAAAGGCTGTCAGCGCCTGATCCATACAGCGCAGCAGGGCCGCTCTCTGCCCGCCCGATGTCCGGGAACTGTACTAAGGTGATGAACTGGGGCATCGGTGCTCCGTTTCAGGAGCCGCCTCATGAACAACGCCAGAACGACTTCTTTCCTTCTCCTGCTCGGCGCAGGCTCTCTCGCGGCTGTTCTGGGGCTCAGACTCCTGAAGGTTCGTCCGAGCATGCAGCTGCGGCTCGCCCGCCTGTATCTGCGCCTGCGAAGAAAGCGGCCTGATCTGACCGCGCTGGAACACACGTACCGCACCCGTTCATCCCCACAGGCCGCCCCGCTTCCCGCGTCGCTCAGGGCGCTCTGTACGGTCGAGGAATCGCGGGTACAGGGCTGCCGGGTCATCCGGCTGACGCCCCGCCGTGCATCTGCTGACCTGCATCTGCTCTATCTGCACGGCGGCTCCTACGTCGATGAGCTGATCCGCAACCACTGGGAGCTAATCGAGGCCCTGATCCGGGCGACGGGAGCGCGGGTGACGGTGCCGCTGTATCCGCTCGCGCCCGAGCATTCCTCGGCGGCGGCGTTCGCCCTGCTGGACGAGGTGTACCTGACGCTGCTCGCCACCACGCCTGCCGAACAGGTGGTGCTGTGCGGAGATTCGGCGGGTGGAGGGCTGGCGCTCGCCCAGACCATGCGCCTGCGCGACGCCGGGTTGCCGCAGCCGGGCCGAACCGTGCTGTTTGCGCCGTGGCTCGATCTGATGCTCAGGGATCCCGCTGTTCGTGCCGCCGAACAGCGGGATCTGATGCTGTACGTGGACTCGCTGAGGCTGTGCGGGTCGTGGTGGGCCGCAGAGCAGGACACCCGGAAGCCCGCCCTCAGCCCCCTGTACGGCGACCTGACGAACCTGCCGCCTATCGACCTCTATATCGGAACAGACGACCTTTTCATCGTGGATGCCCGGACCTTCGAGCGCCGGGCACACGCTGCGGGCGCGGCCGTGCGGCTGTACGAGACGCCCGGCGGATTTCACGTCTTTATGGCGGTCAGTCTGCTGCCCGAATCGCAGCAGGTCTACGAGCACTTAGCCCGCACCCTCGGCGTTTCGTAGTCCGACTTCCGGTGGACGCGCATGCCCGAATCAGTGTGCCTTCTTCCAGTCTGCCGAGAAATCGCCCATCTGAGCCACGAGGTCGGCCCTCAGTTTGAAACTCAGATTGTCGAGGGTGGCGGCGGTGTTGTAGCCTGTTTCGCTCCAGAGCGTGACGTACTCGAAGTCGCCGTCGTAGTCGAAGGTCTCGTCTTTCAGGTTTCCCAGCGCCTTCGCCTGCACCTTCGGCGTCACGAGGCTCAGGGTGGAGGCGTAGACCAGCTTGCCGTCGGCGTCGTTGCCCGACTCGGCGTGAAAGGACAGCCACGCGGGGCAGGCCGTGTAGCTCTCGCCGCTCTCGTTCAGCTTCAGCGACGCCGCGAGCTTGGTCAGGGTGTCCTGCGCCATCTGACCGAGTTTGTCGTCGGCCTTGCCGCGCACCTGAATCTCGGCGCGGCCCACGCACACATGCCCGGTCTTGAAGGGTTCGAGGTTGGTCGGCAGGCGGGCGGCAACGGCGCTGGACAGCAGGGCGAGGCTCAGGGCGGAAGCGAACATCGGTTTCATGGCAGACTCCTTTGAAGGACAACGTGTTTGAAGGACAACGTGAACGAAGAGAGGGCTTCGGCGGAACGGACGAGCAGTGAAGGATGGAACAGCATTCTGAGAGCTGGCGGCCAGTCGCGCTTGAACCTGGACCCCTGCCGGATTCAGGCGGCCTGAGGTCACTGGAACTTCCAGTACACGTAGGCGCGGCCCGGCGCACCCCCGGTCGTGCCCTTGCAGATGTCGCCGGAGGGTCTGAATTTCACGGTCGCCTCGCTGGCGTAGTCGCCGTCGAAGCCCGACACCTGCACAGCCTCGCGCTTGCCGTTGGCGCTGATAAAGGTCGCCCTGACGCGGTATGTTCCGATGGGCACGTCGAGCACCATGCCGCGTGCGGGGGCCGTTTTCGTGATGGGCTTGCCCGCGCTCCCGTCGATCAGCGGGCCGACCGGCGTGAGCTGCACTTCGATCTCGTCGTCCTGGGTGGCCCAGCGGTCCTGCCCGAAGGCCGCCATCAGCGGCAGGCTGCCCCCGAAGTAGCCCAGATCGCTGTACGGCTCCTCGCCGGGAATGCGTCCGGAGAGCTGCCATCTGAAGTTGCGGACCTGACCACTGGCGGGGTTGAAGGCGTTGTAGTCGGCGGTGCTGGGCTGGGCGAGCCGGTAGCAGAAGGTCTTCCCCTGGTACGGCGTCTGGAGCCAGGCATACGAGCGGTAGCCGACCGGGGGCAGACCCGTGACCTGATAGCGGCCCTGGTCGTCGGTGAGTGTTTCGGCGA
The genomic region above belongs to Deinococcus sp. KNUC1210 and contains:
- a CDS encoding SDR family NAD(P)-dependent oxidoreductase, producing MSVMSRFDLSGRTAVVTGATRGLGRAFARALAEAGANIVIVGRDAEAAREVEQELAGLGRQTLTVLADITVRSELEGILAQAVERFGHVDILINNAGTCIHRPALDVTDDEWGQVMSVNVDALWRASQVFGRHMTGRGSGTIVNIGSISAMIVNRPQWQPAYNASKAAVHQLTRSLAAEWAPMGVRVNALAPGYIKTDMAPVDEPQFQRYWIEDAPQQRYATPDELGPAIVFLASDASTFMTGSVLVIDGGYTVY
- a CDS encoding carboxypeptidase-like regulatory domain-containing protein; the protein is MHKLIPAGLLALFTVSAALAAPGKPAPGSVQGQALDTTGKPLSGVQIWIKPVVTTGVAETLTDDQGRYQVTGLPPVGYRSYAWLQTPYQGKTFCYRLAQPSTADYNAFNPASGQVRNFRWQLSGRIPGEEPYSDLGYFGGSLPLMAAFGQDRWATQDDEIEVQLTPVGPLIDGSAGKPITKTAPARGMVLDVPIGTYRVRATFISANGKREAVQVSGFDGDYASEATVKFRPSGDICKGTTGGAPGRAYVYWKFQ
- a CDS encoding acyl-CoA dehydrogenase family protein, giving the protein MTTIASPLVDPGLFLAVQQAAPLTEEDGQLSGALTAQLRDAGVFRMLVPAALGGLQTPLPEAIAVIEQLSAADGSAGWLASIGVLSNALSAWMVPAFAERLFQDDPGVILGGSAIPGGRAVPVEGGYRVSGHWTFASGCRHAGWLFALCLTPEGLPVLATLPAAACEIVPNWQTLGLRGTGSHDFAVHDQFVPEEQTFMPFGQAPRQPDLLYTLGVDALFSLTVAPVPLGIAQAALDETRHLMQTKAARGGGLLSAHPVVQENYAEATGLYLAARAFVMQVAQQYCEAVQQGRPLSAAERAQASLAARHAAAASVRVVERMLDLAGTSAVRQGARLERQHRDVTTAARHVRFHWSGEVQAGQTLLEGAPALPQERSN
- a CDS encoding alpha/beta hydrolase, with the protein product MNNARTTSFLLLLGAGSLAAVLGLRLLKVRPSMQLRLARLYLRLRRKRPDLTALEHTYRTRSSPQAAPLPASLRALCTVEESRVQGCRVIRLTPRRASADLHLLYLHGGSYVDELIRNHWELIEALIRATGARVTVPLYPLAPEHSSAAAFALLDEVYLTLLATTPAEQVVLCGDSAGGGLALAQTMRLRDAGLPQPGRTVLFAPWLDLMLRDPAVRAAEQRDLMLYVDSLRLCGSWWAAEQDTRKPALSPLYGDLTNLPPIDLYIGTDDLFIVDARTFERRAHAAGAAVRLYETPGGFHVFMAVSLLPESQQVYEHLARTLGVS
- a CDS encoding FAD-binding oxidoreductase → MTQTLESTQLSSLTFSPLAASLKGELLLPTSAAYEQARRVWNAAVDLYPAAIVRPAHAPDVAQAVRFARTHRLPVAVRSGGHSPAGFGTVEGGLVIDLSSMKAISLDAATRRVWAEPGLTWGEVASFLQPYDLAITAGDTPTVGVGGLTQGGGIGWFVRKHGLALDRLRGVELVTADGTVLRASATEHPELFWGVRGGGANFGVITAYEFEAHAGGTVLGGLVIFDGSDARHLLGEYARLAAASPDELSTQAVLFAAPPLPFIPAEAVGRPLLAVSMCYSGDLQTGEAVTAPLRRLAAPILDLVAPMPYSGMLQLPLYAEAGNHGFRHAIRSQFVQRVDDAFLDALTDGAAQAFNPGTLIQLRVLGGQLARIPASSTAFSHRDKAAVLMISHMTPSELPPVAAELAVQATEHVWQAVRPFAAGTYGNFLAVGEQGRTAEVYSAAVLERLAALKAQYDPQNVFARNANIRA
- a CDS encoding ferric reductase; amino-acid sequence: MTQTTAPISAKAPRTTPLNMAVTALLLGLVLLAWVLSWQGTLSQAWPQVLLTQTGTFSYVLLVLAATLGPLIGTRFLPQWLTAGIKTGWHGIISGFALVVGMIHGLFATVGHDALSALQVVVPGLAPDRTLAMAMGTVGLWGMLLVYVTWLLRGRIGIRAARALHLLAYPTFVAATLHGVWLGHGSIDPTYVLGSLAVGSALAVRLITLARR
- a CDS encoding NAD(P)/FAD-dependent oxidoreductase, whose translation is MTTHHDIAVLGAGFAGLGMAIQLRRRGVHDVVVFERASEVGGTWRDNTYPGCACDIKSDLYSFSFAPNPDWTHTYARQPEILAYLKATADRFGVRPQIRFGHEVQRAEWDAGAARWRIQTSGGEYTARVLISGHGPLIQPKWPDLPGLDNFQGQKFHSARWDHSVDLTEKRVAVIGTGASAVQFVPQIRQVAGQVTVFQRTPPWVMPRMDQPTSEGRRRLFRRYPLLQRLQRQWVFGAAEVRFLSFTSERFRRAAESIGLKHLEAQVSDPVLRANLTPTYRIGCKRILVSDDYYPALTQPNVELVTDAITGVRGNRILTKGGAEREFDVLIGGTGFDATHPPVASILYGADGRSLKDAWTPHMQALHGTMIAGFPNLFLIVGPNTALGHNSIVYIAEAQIEYILDALSYLDAADLAALEPTPEAQAAYNAALQEKLARSVWVQGGCTSFYLDDTGRNSTLWPERAAQFRLTLRHFDPALYRSWLSPKRLPPLFPRKAVSA